The region TATAATCTAGAAGTTTCCCCCTAATATGAAGATGTAGCAAACACGATATATCATCGAGTGTGATAGACATCTTACCAAGTGGTAAATGAAACGATGACGTCTCAGTATGCCATCTCTCCACGAATGTATTAAGCATCACGTGGTTGACCGTAAAATGATCGATCTTACACAAGTCATCATCCCAAATATGGACAAAGGAGCCTGGAACCACTTGTCATTAAGCCGAGGCGAGCCATTAATCTTCTGCCCATGGTTAATGAATTTCAACGGATCGTGGTCCTACAGAAAAATAAATCTATGTTAGAAGCTTGTAGTATAATAATAAATGTAATTTAAAAAGAATGAATTCAACTAATTTTACCTCTTCGTTCTAGATATGTCTGACAATATGGTCCGGGTACAAAGGCAACAATGATAACTCTATATGGCCTCTTCCAAATGCCCGAGGTGGCACTGACTCATCAGCCTCGACAACGTGAGATTACCCTAGCTCGACAACCTCATTAGCCTGAGGTGGCAATGGATCATTAACATGAGGTCCCTCTGGTGCATGGGGTGACACTGGTGCCTCAGGTACCTCTGGTGACTCGGGTACCTCTAGCGCATGAATAAGTGAAACATGTCGCCTACAGAAAGATGAAGGCAATGATGCGTCAGTAGGTGACACCCGTCTTCTACaggaagaagaagatggaaaaCATGAGCCCCAGAAGTTGATACCTCCGCATGAAACGAGCTAGAGTGAACAGGAGCCTCTGAAATCTAACTCTTCTCCTTCCGAACTAATGTATGTTGTGCAATCTTCCCGTGTCTCAACCTGTCGTCTATATCAACCATATGTCTGTAAGTAAACCTGACAAGTGTCAAACAATTACTATAAATAACCATACAAGcaagaaaagaaaagaaaatacAGATAAATTACTAAGATGCATCTTCGATTACTAGATATCTAAACATTGATaaattctggagatgcatctccaaaatttTCTGCAACTTTCAGCTTCGTCATTGGCGGTAACGCAGACCACCAAACCTCCAAAAATAGTGCTTTGATCTTTATTTTTAACCATCAAACACATTTTTCAATGTGTAAAAACTATCATTCATGCAAAAACTATCTATTTCTTAACCTAATCATCAATTTATACTAATTTATACAAAAACTCAAAAAAgtttacaaaaataaaaaacttaCAAATTGAGAGTTTATTTTAGTGTTAAATGATGTCTTTGATGCACTGGATGGGAATGTTAGAAAGAAGGAATGATGAGGGAATTAAGGAGCTGAAGGGGACAGAGGGACTAACTAACTCCACACGTGGTAGTCATGGAGTGGAGGGAAGCATGCGAGTGAGGGAAAGAGAGATGTTTAAAGGGGGAGGTCATCCGTGATGCAAGAAAATGGGATTGGAGTAGAATCAGGGACCGGGAATGGGAATCTTCCTCGCACTAGTAGTGGTTTTCAGTGGAGAAAAGTAGTGTCTTCTTTCTTGTATTTGTCATTACTGCAGGAGTTGTTGCTCCATCCATTGTCTTTCTATTCTATATCATTCTAAGTTCTATTACATTTGAAAACATCCGTCACAAAGACTTAAAAATTTGAAATGTAGTTTTATCTGTTTGGCTTATAGAATTTGCATATTTATATGACTTGCATTTTTTgataaatattttttatgaaattgTGCATAATCTATACTATATATAATTTTGGAATGAAATTCCATACAATTTAATGTCTCAACAATGGAAGACAGGTACAATCAAACTCACTAATCACAAAAGTTGGATGGATTCTATGCATAAACGAAGAGAATCCTAAGGACTAATTGTAACATGATGTTGTGCATACAATGCAcacttattattattattattattaataataataatattaataataataataataataataataataataataataataataataataataataaaagatagAAAATATACCATATGAATCCTTATTATTTATTAGACTTGCAACATAGTCATGTCACAGTACAAGAATATGTATCAACAATAGTGAAATACAAAAATATGTATCAACAATCCCTCATGTTAAAACATTTTCTACTTCTTCCATGTTAAGTTCCTTAAACCCAGGGTCTACTTTCCCTTTTAGTCAAACTATTTTATTTTCAATAGCATTTGTAACTATCAATCTAAAAGCGCCCTGAAATATATCATTTCTTTTTTCCTTAACTCCGATAATGTGATTGATAACAACATTTTTCTCATATTCCTTCACTGCCTCCATAAAAAAAACCGGTGGACAGAAGATATGTCAATGTCACCTGAAATGGCTTCTAAATTCGCTAATAAAACCTTGTTTTCCCTACTTGAAGAATTTTGAAACAGTTGAGTTGCCTCTAATATCTCCTCAACCTCCATCTCCCGATGGATTCTATTAACTTCAAACCCCTTTTCTTGGAAAAAACCTTTCAAGGCGGGTTAACAACTGATCAAACTTTGAAACAACCACTGACTTGGAAAAATTCCTTACACTCTCTATGCTATTAAGCTATACATTTGCTTTTGTGCTAATACATTACCTACCGCCTTTCCGAGTTTTCTTAACGTTAAGTCATTTTTGTATTTTCACATAATACCATAATAATACATAGATGTGCATTAAGAAATTCCCAACCAAAAAATCCTACAACAATGTATCAAACATGTTTGTGAACacttttaaaaatatataattattttttttgacttaaaaaatagaataatgatcactccgaaaaaaaaagagagataaataataaatattttttaaattttaaatataaaaaaagaGTGTATTAAATAAATATGCTATTTTATAATATCATTGCATATTCATTAAACTCGTATATTAAAAACTAGTATATTAAAAACTAGTACTaatataataatttatttttaaattattttaaatcaTATAAATTCATATAATAAATTCATTAAAATCTTATataaaattttaatatttaaaatgaCCTCAcgagtttttatttttttatttctgATAAAACACTTTTCAAATCACACAATCACGAGCGTTCAACGTATATCCCCAAATTCGAAATTCGAAATGCGCCAAAACCAGACCTTTCTCTCTCCTCACTCCACCGTCCGGTGCTGAAGACGTGACCAATGTCGGCGACGGAGAAGCTCTTCGTCAAGATCTTCGAACGGAAAAAGCAATTCATCGAGCAAGTTCGTCAGGAGTCGCTTCTCTGGGAGGAGAATCTTCGTTACCTACTCATTCTCAACGGAATTCCCCCTCCTCCATGGCTCAATAACTCCGCCGTCCACTCCTCCTTCCCCTCAGATCCCAAAGGTACTCTCTCCATCTCTCTCACTCTCTTCACTCCTTCgcagaaattagggtttatagTGTATGAGAGAGAAGATTGTGCCATTTTTTCATTTTAGGTTTAGAAGCATTTATCTCTATTATAATTATAATGATATGGACAGTAATTAACTCTAATTGATATTATTTTCTGGTAGATCCTTGATTATGTCAGGTTAAGCATTTTAGATTTTGCTTAATTTTTAAATTATGAAATCCAGTGGTTTTATGTTAATCTATGCTCATAAATATGAATCACACTTTAATTTTCAGTTAATATATGGATTTTCCTGTTTTTTCTTCTATATCCTTTTATGTATCAACAGAAGAATGTAACAACTTCTCAGCCAAATTTACTTGGTGAATGTTTGGTTTAGCTTTTGCAAGAGGTGTAGAATTGATTTTGAAATGATTTTGAGGTGTTTGGTTCTTCTAAAGTAGAATTGATTCTGTGTTCAGAATTGATTTTACTTGAAGGTAGAATTTGCAGCTTTTGAGTTTAAACATGATTTTTACATTGAAATTTACAGTTAAACTCATGTCTACATAAATTTATCCAAACATAAATCACTTTTAACTTCAACGCActtttattaaaaatatttttccatGTATGCAGATCTATTCAAAGATGATACTGTTTATCAAGGCCAACCATCACAAGCACAATTTGGAGTTCCTTCGGTTGGTGACCATTGCAGTCAGTACAATAATCTGGATGCTGTATCTGACGATTTGCGTAATGAAGTCGATGCTATTAAAAAAGACCATGATACAGGGGGAAGGCTTTCTAATTTTCCAGATTGCTCAGTTAGTAATGCTGGATGTGCCTCAAGTGGTCCTCCAGAATTGGATTCAGTTGCTGTTTCACCTCAGAATCAGATAGAGCAAAGAGTCTCAGAGAGTTTCCTTGACCCGGCAGTGTCATTTTCCAAGTTGCATAGATCAAGGTCAAGGCAGAAAGCTCTGGAGCAACGTAACAGTGCAAAAGCGTCCAAACTGTTGTCAGTAGATGGTGATAATGCTGGGGATTGTACTGCTGCAGCTACACGTTCTGCACCACCATCTCTACAGGAAGATCATATCAAGGAGTTAAGCTTGGTCAATGAGTATCATCCAAACAACCGAAGTTGTTTGACGGAAGAAATGAGAAAAGGGGGTTGTCTAACTCGAAAAGACCACAGTTCTAATTACACTGGCCGTATAACAAGATCTAAAAGTTCATCCCAGAAGTTCAACTCTTTGAGTATCCGTAGTTCTTCTGTAGAAAAGGAACATGGTCCTCCACTTAATGATTTGAATGAGGAAATGGAGCTTATCAGCCGGCCTTCTTTTATAAATGGAAGCTGTGGGGTTCAGGAACCAAATTTAATAAATTTTCAGAACAAGGACGTTGGAAGCAGTGTCTATGATAAAAGATTAAGCATACCTAGAACTTCTAGCCAGGCAGAACATAGTAGTGAATTATTAAACTTAGACAGCTCCTCAGGAAGATACAAAGTGGTTGAAGTATCTGATATTAATCAACCATGTTCTCATGTTGAGTTAAAGGATTTAAGCAAAACCTCTGATTGTATCAACGGAAGTAGGCGGAATATTGTTAAAGATGGTGACTTCTGCCAAACTGAACAAGAAAGTAACATTCAGAGTAGGTTAAGACTACATAGAAGTTCATGTCCATCACCAGGGGATGATTTTTTCACAACCAATGGTTCTGGAAAGTCTATCGATAAATCTGTGCAATTACCTCAACCTTTAATTTTGAAGAATTTGCAGGACCCCTCAGTGGCCGTTGTTGGGTCTTTATGTAGCCAAGAGGAACCTCACATTTCTGCAGTAAAAACAAAAGAATATTTAAGTAAAAGTGGTTCTGGAAATATATACTTAACCAGAAATTCAAAGTTATCAAAGTCTCCAAATTCCAAATCTCGCGGGCAAAGGGCTACCCATTCCGAATCAGCGGGTAAGAAGTCTCAAAATGTACAGCCTACAAAACTGGATCCTAGATGGTTATCTTCAAGTCCAAAGTATTCCAAATTAGATTTACAAATTTCAGTGAATTCTGCAGAGAAGGAGAACATTGCAGAAGTTGATGCTTCTAGAAATACCAGGGCTGAGACTAGTTGCGCAGAAAAAAGTTTGTTGAGGCCAGCAAGCTCTTCCAATTTAGATGGTGGATCTATACTTGCAGAATCATTATACATTAAAACAGTTGTGGCTGAAAAGGACTTGGATGTCCTAGAAAATATAGCATCTGATGCCAATTCTACTGATAATGCCAAACACAAATCTACTACAACTACTGCCAAAATTCATCTTGATTTTGATGGATTAGTTGATAAAGATCCTTCTTGTTTGGGGTCAAAACTCACTGCTGTTAACCCTAAGGTTAGGGAAGAGGTTTCCGTTTCGAGGCTTTCCCCTGATTTTGTTATGTCTGTGATGCCTAAAGAACTTGTTTTTGATGATTGTGAAGACACTAATAGGGATGGAATATCTAGCCCTGATTTGAAAGGAAGCAAGAGAATGTCACCGGATAAAGAATCTCTTGCTTTTTCGGAACCATTGAAATTACTTGATGATGACACGCAGGAAGTTCTGGCAGATTCTTTTTCTGAAGCAGTTACTGAAAATGGTCTCCCTAGACATACAGACAAAAGTGTTGCAAAATTCAATGTTAGGTTCCCAGTTATTGCTCCTACTGATGAAGTGAATGTTGACTTGGTACAGCAGTCCCCAAATACCATTTCCTGGGATCAAAATGGTGACTTATTGAGGCAGGCACTGCCCAGCAATGGAAAAGTTACCCGTTTTTCAACTGATGTCCATAATTTCAATAGTTCCACAGAGACTTTCGCCAATGATATGGAGCATTCATGCTCTCAGCATAAGAAAAGAAAGATTGAGATTGAATCAGAGAAATTTCTTCCAGGCTCTACACACTTATTGGAAAAGCTAGTTGATTCTATCAACCAAAGGCCTGGAAGTGGTACCTCAAGTATCAAAGAAGACAATCCTGAGGCTGTCATTGAAGTTCAACATTTGGCATTTGATCAGGCGGATGATATAGGACATGAACGTGTCTGTAAGAGCCCAACAGATGTGATGGAAGACACCGGGGAAAGCCAAAAAATGGAAGGGTCTTCATGTACAGTGAGAAAAGATGAGGTAAATCTTTAATTTTTTAAGCATTCAACAGTAGATTTGGATTTCCTGTATATCTTTGTGCTAACTAAGTTGGTGTCATTCAATATTGAATATCAAATTGTATGCCAAGCAGTCTTGGTTAACATCTTTACTACTGTTATTGTCATGCAGTGTTGTTTTGGCAGACTTTGCCAGATttactttattggatgatcacACAATCCTTTGAAAGCTATTTCAGATAAAAAATTAGTTCTTAAAATTGTGGAAATAAAAAAGTAGTGGTTTTAAGTTTTTGACTCTTATTTGAAATATTTGCCAGGATAGAGAATAATGAAACAGAAGAGAGAGGTGGGAATATATCTCAGTTAATTGAGAATACAGGATTAAATCTCAGTCTTTGTACATTGTAGCCTAGCCTTGTTTTATACAAGTTAAAAAATGTAGTAGTGTTTTTCATTTTATTCTTAATCAAATATAAAAGCAATACCTTTAGTTTTATGTGATAGAGGATTCTGAAAATGAAATAAATCATCCGAGTTAAGTAAAACCAATTTTAATAGAAATGAATAATAAATACTAAAAGCCCACAAAACCCTAAATATTAACTGTCATAAGCCCATCTAGGGGGGAACAACATTTTTCGCTGTTGTTTCTCAATAACTTTGGTAAGCTAATTCTCtaaattgaaatgaaaaaaaTGTTAATATATGTTTTTACATTGCTTTATTTTCCTTCTAACTTTTGGTCTCTTTGTTGTTTGAAATTAACGAGAGCAAACAACACATTTTAAAGCAATTGAGCTAGGGGAGAATTGAATTGAGTTTTGATTGCCATTTAGTATGGAAATATAGTAGTTCTGTGTAATAATACTATAGAAGTAAAAAACTAAAGTAATGGAACTCTCCATTTTTTTGAGAAATGAAGAGGATCCTTACTTAGGTTGTTGGAGAGGATGGGAGGAAAACAAAGATAAGAATGAGAAAGAATGCAGAGAGAATTCTGAGTTGGTTAATACATATGAATCTTATCAATTGTAACAGTAACTTTGATGCAAGCTGATATTAATTTTGGTAAAGAGAATCTGACTGCATGTAAGCTACTGGTTTAGCTTGGCATTGGTTCTTTAGACTGGAATTTCATTGTTTACATATATATCCTTTCCATTTGTCTCtattaaaaggaatatcaattCTTTATTCTTGTCCTTGTTATAGATTCTGACACTTCACAGCCTTATGGCATGAGCCAGCTCTTGTATGATCAGAAAGTTTCATGAATAGGCTAGTTTCTAATTATTTGTATAACTAGATACTTTGTTTTGGGGATAATCAGTGAAACGCCATTTTCCATGAGCTACAGTGAATAATAAAAGTTCAGGCAAATGAAAATGAATTTTACTGTTGATTTATAAATGTTACACTTCAGGATCTTCCAATTTTTTCT is a window of Lathyrus oleraceus cultivar Zhongwan6 chromosome 6, CAAS_Psat_ZW6_1.0, whole genome shotgun sequence DNA encoding:
- the LOC127091214 gene encoding uncharacterized protein LOC127091214; translated protein: MSATEKLFVKIFERKKQFIEQVRQESLLWEENLRYLLILNGIPPPPWLNNSAVHSSFPSDPKDLFKDDTVYQGQPSQAQFGVPSVGDHCSQYNNLDAVSDDLRNEVDAIKKDHDTGGRLSNFPDCSVSNAGCASSGPPELDSVAVSPQNQIEQRVSESFLDPAVSFSKLHRSRSRQKALEQRNSAKASKLLSVDGDNAGDCTAAATRSAPPSLQEDHIKELSLVNEYHPNNRSCLTEEMRKGGCLTRKDHSSNYTGRITRSKSSSQKFNSLSIRSSSVEKEHGPPLNDLNEEMELISRPSFINGSCGVQEPNLINFQNKDVGSSVYDKRLSIPRTSSQAEHSSELLNLDSSSGRYKVVEVSDINQPCSHVELKDLSKTSDCINGSRRNIVKDGDFCQTEQESNIQSRLRLHRSSCPSPGDDFFTTNGSGKSIDKSVQLPQPLILKNLQDPSVAVVGSLCSQEEPHISAVKTKEYLSKSGSGNIYLTRNSKLSKSPNSKSRGQRATHSESAGKKSQNVQPTKLDPRWLSSSPKYSKLDLQISVNSAEKENIAEVDASRNTRAETSCAEKSLLRPASSSNLDGGSILAESLYIKTVVAEKDLDVLENIASDANSTDNAKHKSTTTTAKIHLDFDGLVDKDPSCLGSKLTAVNPKVREEVSVSRLSPDFVMSVMPKELVFDDCEDTNRDGISSPDLKGSKRMSPDKESLAFSEPLKLLDDDTQEVLADSFSEAVTENGLPRHTDKSVAKFNVRFPVIAPTDEVNVDLVQQSPNTISWDQNGDLLRQALPSNGKVTRFSTDVHNFNSSTETFANDMEHSCSQHKKRKIEIESEKFLPGSTHLLEKLVDSINQRPGSGTSSIKEDNPEAVIEVQHLAFDQADDIGHERVCKSPTDVMEDTGESQKMEGSSCTVRKDEKLILDGRGRGSDTLMLPEVDPFSFSIESTRLSFDGKAGSWHLQVNSGQNNAEDLTCFERTTSSRRIYPEGDSEFLDGLSVSPRFRDLDLTETGALPEFEGFLMQTDNEQPCIARDEMQFETMNLPSSSADNSSLDGSRFTSSPSCYSSTPYRLHSIGNVYQSLPNGLLEGYGLRTSRPLNDGSPRAFSDCRPKCNGQFTSSVQTLWDRFNSNFGSSGKRKSSKPELPCISEENENVDEIAGTFQQGIGPEGMNESITRGQPAEIVENANPSTSVLQDALTSEQEDFVISESNFGGTFQQGIGPEEMSESITRGQPDEIVENANPSTSVVQDALASEQEDFVISASNFDGTHNKVKKKLDKQDGNRTRLTSKGKDNKSISLGVNGAKRNSESVQKRSSRPKLSGKDSMKLQRPTFSGRKSTRKNIVSNITSFIPLVQQKQAAAVLPGKKVIKIKALKAAEAAKRNDEMKENERKKKKEVLMELQKKKEERKKEEAKMSAKKRPRENEEKKEKEGKRKRVNDMKQPEHEKILAKKEELKGKEARESRKILDGRDDLNKLLQQENRQGNAEKISKTEPLTKESRHEKYESGIECANKGKATMEDNDLIIKNSPLEQSYEMSPYKSDDDDEDEDDRPSNKFIPSWASKHSLLLNISSQAMDPETIFLRQSFCEIAEVLQPRKFVL